Proteins encoded in a region of the Candidatus Cloacimonadota bacterium genome:
- a CDS encoding TetR/AcrR family transcriptional regulator — translation MARIVKKHEARKNEILDVAQNLFYTQGFDKTSINQIIDEIGIAKGTIYHYFKSKYELLDAVVERLIFQMKDAVQPILLNSDLTPIQKFNMVFKAIGQIKFERREFMIDLLKVMTRDENVILHQKMVARSIDFLSPVLSTIIKEGVLQNCFNCEYPDEVAIYIIGLSGYLNRYLTKTIIDIEEGRVEVDVFINHLKGFESVIERMIGAEKGTLSLANEQQVRDFFTT, via the coding sequence TGTTCTACACACAGGGTTTTGATAAAACTTCTATCAACCAGATCATCGATGAAATCGGTATTGCTAAGGGAACAATATATCATTATTTTAAATCAAAATATGAGCTCCTCGATGCTGTGGTCGAGCGATTAATCTTCCAGATGAAGGATGCTGTTCAGCCAATTCTTCTGAATTCAGATTTAACACCTATACAAAAATTCAATATGGTTTTCAAGGCTATTGGGCAGATCAAATTTGAAAGAAGAGAATTCATGATAGACTTGCTCAAGGTGATGACACGAGACGAGAATGTCATTCTCCATCAGAAGATGGTGGCACGATCCATTGATTTTCTTTCTCCTGTACTATCAACAATAATCAAAGAAGGTGTTCTGCAGAATTGCTTTAACTGTGAGTATCCCGACGAAGTTGCGATATACATTATAGGTCTTTCAGGTTACTTGAATAGATATTTAACCAAAACGATCATCGATATCGAAGAAGGACGTGTAGAAGTTGATGTTTTCATTAATCATCTCAAAGGTTTCGAAAGCGTGATAGAACGAATGATCGGTGCTGAAAAAGGCACACTTTCACTTGCGAACGAACAGCAGGTTCGAGATTTTTTTACCACATAG